The DNA window TGATCGTCGGCGCGTTCATACGTCGAAAAACCGGCCTACCGGGCGCTCGATTCACATACGAAAGTGGACTGTTAATACTCGTTCGGGATACGATGACCCAAAATTGAATGCAATTGACCCCAAATTAAATGCCTGCCTGTGTCGGCTGGCTGATTTTTGAGCAATCAATGACCACGTCAATCAAGCCCGGCAACACATGAAAATTTCACTACTTCTCCCTGCTCTCTTCGCCCTGACGGCTTCAGCCCAGACGCTACCGTCTACGCCCAAGCGCCCTGTTGTCGATACGTATTTCGGCAAGGCCGTCACGGATAATTACCGCTGGCTGGAGGACATGAACAGTCCCGAAACCAAAGACTGGTTCAAGGCACAGGGCGATTACACCAACAGCGTACTCGACAAGATTCCGGGCCGCAACCAACTCGTCGAAACCTTCGTGGCTTACGACAAGCTTAAGCCCGTACGCTACAATGCTATAGAAAAACGAGGCAACCGCTATTTCTACCGCAAAACGCTCCCCAGTGAAAAAGTGAGCAAGCTGTACACCCGCGAAGGGTTGACCGGCCCAGAAAAGCTACTCTTCGACCCGATAGCTTATGACAAGACCCGTACCTATTCGGTATCGAGTTTTTCGCCCAGCCCCAATGGGCAACTGGTAACCATTGCCTTGCAGGAAGGAGGAGCCGAAGTGTCGACTCTGTACGTTATGAACGTAGCCACACGTACTTTCCAGCCCGAAAAGATCACGGCTGCGGGCTGGGTTCAATGGATGCCGGATAACAGCAGCTTCGTCTACACACCCAGAAATTCGATGGATGTGAAAGACCCGAAGGCTCTAACAGACATGAAGGCCAGGCTACACCGCATCGGAACAGAGCCGTCCCAAGACCCCGACCTGTTCTCGCGCGCCAATGATCCTACCCTCGGCATCCGGCCCGAACAAATTCCTATTCTGTACTTATCAGACGATTACACGAAGCTGTACGGCATCCTAGCGTCGGTCGATAACCGGGCGGACGCGTTCATCGCCGATCCCTCCAGCCTGGGGAACGCTACGCTTCAGTGGAAACGACTGGCTGCCCCGACCGACAGTGTCTACAGCTTTCTTAAATTAGGTAGCCAGTTGTTTCTATACAGCGTGAAGGGTACGCCCAAAGGACAGATTCTGGTGACCGATGCGGCCAATCCGAACCCGTCCACCGCCACAGTACTGCTGCCGCAGGGTAAGCTCAACATCACCGGCATCGTGTCATCGAAAGACTATCTGTTTGTCACGCTCAACGATGGCATCAATGATCAGATTCGGCAATACGACCCGCGTACTAACCAATGGGCGGATGTCAAATTACCCCTGACGGGCTCAGCCTGGCTGATGACGCTGGATGCTCCCCGCAGCAACGACATGATCCTGGCCGTTACGTCCTGGAAACAGCCGACTACGTACTATGCCTATAATCCCGTTACAAAAGCCATGACTCCTAGTGTGTTCAACGTGCCGGCCACGTATCCGGGCGTGGACGAACTGGTCGTGGAAGAAGTCGAAGTACCGAGTCACGACGGCGCGATGGTACCCCTCTCGCTGATCTATAAAAAAGGGCTGAAACGCGACGGCAGCGCGGTGTGCTTCATGGAAGGCTACGGGGCCTACGGCTATTCGGCCACGCCGTATTTCAGTACCCTCCCGTTGGCGATGCTCAACAAAGGAGTCATCATAGCGCAGACCCATATCCGGGGCGGCTCCGAAAAAGGCCAGAACTGGTACAAGGCGGGCTATAAAACCACCAAGCCCAACACCTGGAAAGACTTCATCGCCTGCGGGGAGTATCTGGTCAACAACAAGTACACCAGCCCGACTCACCTGATCGGCATGGGCACCAGCGCGGGCGGTATCCTGATCGGCCGGGCCATTACCGAGCGGCCCGATCTGTTTGCCGCTGCCATCAGCAATGTGGGGTGTAACAATGCCCTGCGCCTAGAAAATTCGCCCAACGGCCCCGTCAACACGCCGGAGTTTGGCACCGTGAAAGACTCGACAGAATGTATGGCCCTCTACGAAATGGACGCCATGCAGCATGTGCAGAATGGTACGAAGTATCCGGCCGTGATCTGCGTAGGCGGTATGAACGACCCCCGCGTGATTACCTGGCAACCGGGTAAGTTTGCCGCTGCGCTGCAAAACGCCAGCACGTCGGGTAAGCCGGTGCTGATGCAGGTCAACTACGACAACGGCCACTTCACCGAAGATAAGGCCGTCACCTTCCGCAACTTCGCCAACATGTTCGCCTTCGCCCTCTGGCAGGCTGGGCATCCTGATTTTCAAGCTAGTGCGCAGCAGACCGAAATGGCGGGAAGAAAATAAGCCAGTACACCGTCGGTAAGGACTCTTCCTCTTTTTCCACACTCCCTATGAACATGTCTGTCACCGCTCTCCTGGGTGTCCTGTTGCTGATTGGTATGACGCTATCCGCTAACGGGCAGGACAATTCGACAGCAGCCGATTCTTCCCCAGCCAGGCGGCATGGCAACCCGGATTATGTCGATCCGGTTGCTATGCCAATCTTGGCCCGGCGGGAAGGCCAGCTGGCGGACCCCCATACACAGGTATCCAGAAACCGAGTTGGCTGGCTCCGACGATTACTGGGCACTATTCGCAATCCCGACAACCGACATGCTCCACCGGTCGTATATGAACCGACCCCTATCCCACCACCCGTATCAACGACCGATAATTCCTTTCGGTCCTTCCGCAATCAATTGTATTCGACCGGCTGGCCCGGCCTCGACCCGCTGCGGACCAAATGGCTGTTTGGTCGCTCCGAACCGGTAATCGAACCTTTGGCTCCACCGCGCCCCTAACCCGCTTCACCGCTCAAATCTTCCTCTCCCAAAACGCTTCTATTCATGAACACCGCTCTCGCTTCTGACGCTGTCAGTACATCAACTCTCGCCCGACCCGTATCCCAGGCCGAGCGCATCCAGACCATCGACATCCTACGGGGCGTGGCCCTGCTGGGTATTCTGCTGATGAACATTCCATTCTTTGCTTTGGGGGATAATTTCGACGACAGCTTTCGAAGCGATCCGACCAACGTCAATTTCTGGGTTTACGCCGTCATCACGATCCTGTTTGAAGGCAAGATGCGCGCCCTGTTTTCGATGATTTTTGGCGTCGGCATCATTCTGTTCATGGCCCGAAAGGAACAGGCAGGGCAGTCGGCAACAGGCTTGTTTTTCCGGCGTATGGGCTGGCTGGTGCTGTTCGGCCTGATCGATTCGCACGTGCTGCTGTGGATGGGTGACATCCTCTACTACTACGGCATCATCGGCATGATTGCCTTCTGGTTTCGCCGGATGAAGCCGCTCTATCTGGCCCTGAGTGTACCGTTGGTCGCGGTCGTGGGATTCGCGCTGATTACGGTGCAGTTCCATCAGGACATCCGTAACAAACGACTGGCCTTTCTGAGTGCCGAGAACGCGCAGCAGCGGGGTCAGATACTAACCGCCAGTCAGCAGCAGGCCATTACCACCTGGCAGGAAGCAAAAAAACAGTTTTTCCCCGATAAAGCCGAAGCCGCCGAGCATACCCGGCTAATGAAATCGCCCAACTATTTCACGGTAGCTTCCCGGTATCGGCAGGAGGTGCTGAATTACCAGACCAACTACCTGCTACCCTACATTCCCGATCCGCTGGCCCTGATGCTGCTGGGTATGGCGCTTTACAAATGGGGCTTCGTGACGGGGCAATTACCCCGCCGACGCTATTGGCAGACGATGCTGCTTGGCTACGGCTTCGGTCTGCCACTGGTAACGTTCAGCTTCTACTACAGCTATCAGCATTACCCCACCTCCGAACGGTTTCTGGCCTATCTGGAAACGCACCCGATCATCTGGACGTCGCTAATCTATTCCTTCCAGCGTATCCTGCTGGTGATGGCCCACGCCAGTCTGGTGATTCTACTGGTCAAATCGGGCGCGGTGCAGGGGCTACTCAACCGGTTGGGGGCGGTGGGGCAGATGGCCTTCACCAACTACGTCATGCACACACTGATCTGCACCTTCGTTTTCTATGGCTACGGGCTGAATCAATACGACGAGTGGCAATTCTACCAGCTCTATTTTCTGGTAGCCGCCATCTGGACGCTGCAACTCATCATCAGCCCGATCTGGCTGCGCTACTATCAGTTTGGTCCGCTCGAATGGGCCTGGCGATCGCTCACATACTGGCAACGCCAGCCCATGCGCAGAGCAACGCCAGCACATTAACGCTTTCGCCTTCTATCCACATCTTTTAATAAACCACAACTCCTCTATTTCACATGCAAACCAACCCTACGTTCCGCTCCCTGCCCGCCCTTGCGCTGGCGCTATTATTCATGGCTACCACCGCTTTCGGGCAGGCTCCGAAAAAGATGTTTTCGGAAGTGCATTACTATAAAATCAAGCCCAGCCACACCCTCACCGAAGCCCGCGCCTTCGAGAATGAGTTCAAGAAAGTACATCAGGCACAAACTAATGAAGGGACTATTGACGGCTGGTACATGCTGGCCCTCAACACAACGACTAACCCTAATGAAGAATACAATTACATCACGATCAAGAACTTCAGCGATGTTGATTACATGGATAACGCGTACCCGGAAGCTGCACTGAAGAAAGGTTGGGGCAACAACTACCAGGAAAAGGTCACCGAACTTACCAAACAGTCGCGCGAACTGATAGAACTGGTTAAAAGCGAGATATGGGAAATTTACGACGGAGCAAGTATTACGCCCATTCCTTCGCCTGATAAGTTACCGGTCTGGATGATAGCCGATGCGAAGGTGAAAAATGGGCAGTACGAGGAGTATATCAATCAGGTCAAAAAGCTGAAGCCTTACATGCAGGAGCGACTCAACATGGGCGACGGTGGTGTTTATACCTTCGCTGGGCTGGCATTTCCCTGGGGCAGCGAGAAAAAATATGATATGGCCTGGGTGATTCAAATGGCTAATCGAAAATCGATGATTGATGATTCGAACGCCGAGGCAGCCTACAAAAAAGCCATGCCTGGTGTCGACCGAAAACAAGTTCTCAAAGAACTAAATAACCTCGCCGACGTGGTCCGGCAGGAAGAGTATCACTTAATGGAATATGCCGTAAAAGCCCCCACCACGGAGCAGGCAAAAAAATAATTAGTCTACTTCCTCACCCTGTTCAAGTCCGTATAAACATGAAAACAACCCCCACATTCCGTTTATTATCCGCCCTTGTGCTGGCACTGTCTATCTCGTTGAATGGGTTTGGGCAGACCCCGAAGAAGCTGTATTCGACGGTTTACTACCATAAGATTAAGCCCGGCCACACCTTCGCCGAAGCCCGTGCGATGGAAAATGACCGGGTCGCCGGTGCGATTCAAAAAAATTCACCAATACCAGGCCGACCAGGGATCAATCAGCGGCTGGTATATGCTGGCACTGGATATGACGTCTAATCCCAACAAAGAATACGACTACATCACAATCAACACCTTCAGCGACCCCGCATACATGGATAACCCCTACTCAAAAGCGACAATGGAGAAGGTAATGGGCGCAGACTACCAGACCAAGATGAGCGACCTCTACAAGCGGATGAGCGAGATAAAGGAAGTGGCCAAATTTGAAATCTGGGAGCAAAAAGCATACGCCGGTCCCGCTAGCGCGCTGTCGCCAGACAAGGCACCCTTATGGGTGATAAACGGCATTAAAGTCAAAAACGGGCAGGAGGCTGAGTATGCCAGTCGGGTCAACAAGGTAACGCCTATGTACCAGGATTTGGTCAATCAGGGTAAGGAATTCGCCTGGATTTCCTCAGCTCTGGCGTATCCCTCGGCCGACGAGTCTCCGTACAACTTCTCTTCCATGATTCTGCTTCCAGATATGAAATCCCTGCTGGATGAACCCAACATGGAAGACGCCTTCAAGAAAGCAATGCCGGGCGTTGACCGGAAGCAGTACCTCAGGGAACTGGACGAGATCCGCAAGTTTAGTCGGCAGGAAGTGTACTATCTGGTCGAATACGCCGTGAAAGGCGCCACCACAGCGCAGGCATCGAAATAAGCGGGTATTAAGGCAGCAGGCTACCGACGGGGTAGCCTGCTGCCTCGTTTATGCCATCACCCGGTGATTCTAGCTATTAACCACATCCTCTCCTTGATCGGCAAAACACGTATGAATCTCTCTGAACGGAATCTGTCGCCAACCACCCGGAATTACCCCAAGCTGACGCTGTTTGCCATCATGGGATTAATGACCCTGCTGGTATTCGGGTACGAGGTATATCTCGCCCTTTACGTACCGGCCAGTCTGACAAGGTTATTGTCGATGAAGTGGCTCCTGTTTCCTCACATTCTATTTGCGACTACAGCCTTTGTTGTCGGGCCGTTTCAGTTTTCAACCCGCCTGCGCCGACGGAAGATGGCCCTGCACCGGCGTTTGGGAAAAGCGTATGTCTTCTCCATTCTGTTTGCCGCCCCTTTTGCCTTCGCCATCACCTGCGTTTACCCGCCCAAGAACATCAATTTTCTGATTGAGAACCTCGTTCAGGCAACCATCTGGCTGCTAACGACCGTAGTGGCGTGGCTGGCAGTCCGAAACAAACAGATCGAGCTACACAAAATCTGGATGGCCCGGAGTTACG is part of the Spirosoma rhododendri genome and encodes:
- a CDS encoding DUF418 domain-containing protein produces the protein MNTALASDAVSTSTLARPVSQAERIQTIDILRGVALLGILLMNIPFFALGDNFDDSFRSDPTNVNFWVYAVITILFEGKMRALFSMIFGVGIILFMARKEQAGQSATGLFFRRMGWLVLFGLIDSHVLLWMGDILYYYGIIGMIAFWFRRMKPLYLALSVPLVAVVGFALITVQFHQDIRNKRLAFLSAENAQQRGQILTASQQQAITTWQEAKKQFFPDKAEAAEHTRLMKSPNYFTVASRYRQEVLNYQTNYLLPYIPDPLALMLLGMALYKWGFVTGQLPRRRYWQTMLLGYGFGLPLVTFSFYYSYQHYPTSERFLAYLETHPIIWTSLIYSFQRILLVMAHASLVILLVKSGAVQGLLNRLGAVGQMAFTNYVMHTLICTFVFYGYGLNQYDEWQFYQLYFLVAAIWTLQLIISPIWLRYYQFGPLEWAWRSLTYWQRQPMRRATPAH
- a CDS encoding prolyl oligopeptidase family serine peptidase — protein: MKISLLLPALFALTASAQTLPSTPKRPVVDTYFGKAVTDNYRWLEDMNSPETKDWFKAQGDYTNSVLDKIPGRNQLVETFVAYDKLKPVRYNAIEKRGNRYFYRKTLPSEKVSKLYTREGLTGPEKLLFDPIAYDKTRTYSVSSFSPSPNGQLVTIALQEGGAEVSTLYVMNVATRTFQPEKITAAGWVQWMPDNSSFVYTPRNSMDVKDPKALTDMKARLHRIGTEPSQDPDLFSRANDPTLGIRPEQIPILYLSDDYTKLYGILASVDNRADAFIADPSSLGNATLQWKRLAAPTDSVYSFLKLGSQLFLYSVKGTPKGQILVTDAANPNPSTATVLLPQGKLNITGIVSSKDYLFVTLNDGINDQIRQYDPRTNQWADVKLPLTGSAWLMTLDAPRSNDMILAVTSWKQPTTYYAYNPVTKAMTPSVFNVPATYPGVDELVVEEVEVPSHDGAMVPLSLIYKKGLKRDGSAVCFMEGYGAYGYSATPYFSTLPLAMLNKGVIIAQTHIRGGSEKGQNWYKAGYKTTKPNTWKDFIACGEYLVNNKYTSPTHLIGMGTSAGGILIGRAITERPDLFAAAISNVGCNNALRLENSPNGPVNTPEFGTVKDSTECMALYEMDAMQHVQNGTKYPAVICVGGMNDPRVITWQPGKFAAALQNASTSGKPVLMQVNYDNGHFTEDKAVTFRNFANMFAFALWQAGHPDFQASAQQTEMAGRK
- a CDS encoding DUF2306 domain-containing protein, with the translated sequence MNLSERNLSPTTRNYPKLTLFAIMGLMTLLVFGYEVYLALYVPASLTRLLSMKWLLFPHILFATTAFVVGPFQFSTRLRRRKMALHRRLGKAYVFSILFAAPFAFAITCVYPPKNINFLIENLVQATIWLLTTVVAWLAVRNKQIELHKIWMARSYGVTFIFVLSRVFAPLPFMRQMSAESAVSFFWFLIVFALLVPELLLNGTVLITGHPRKTLSRSRTPETARI